A genome region from Musa acuminata AAA Group cultivar baxijiao chromosome BXJ3-5, Cavendish_Baxijiao_AAA, whole genome shotgun sequence includes the following:
- the LOC135638357 gene encoding agamous-like MADS-box protein MADS9 isoform X2, with translation MGRGKIEIKRIENSTNRQVTFSKRRNGIIKKAREISILCEAQVSVVIFSSSGKMSEYCSPAATLPKILERYQQNSGRKLWDAKHESLSAEIDRIKKENDNMQIELRHLKGEDLNSLNPKELIPIEDALQIGLTSVRDKQMEIWKLHKKNERLLEEENKQLTYMLQLAMDGNVRELEIGYHQKGREFAPHMTTMAFHVQPIQPNLQENK, from the exons atggGGCGAGGGAAGATTGAGATCAAGCGGATCGAGAACTCAACCAACCGGCAGGTGACCTTCTCCAAGCGGCGCAACGGGATCATCAAGAAGGCCAGGGAGATCAGCATCCTGTGCGAGGCCCAGGTCTCCGTTGTCATCTTCTCCAGCTCCGGCAAGATGTCGGAGTACTGCAGCCCCGCTGCCAC GTTGCCGAAAATCTTGGAGAGGTACCAGCAGAACTCCGGGAGGAAGCTCTGGGATGCCAAGCATGAG AGTCTGAGTGCTGAGATCGATCGGATTAAGAAAGAGAACGACAACATGCAGATCGAGTTGAG GCATCTGAAGGGTGAGGATCTCAACTCACTCAACCCCAAGGAGCTGATCCCTATCGAAGATGCCCTCCAGATTGGGCTCACCAGCGTGAGGGATAAGCAA ATGGAGATCTGGAAGTTGCACAAGAAGAAT GAAAGGTTGCTTGAGGAGGAGAACAAACAACTTACTTATATGTTG CAACTGGCGATGGATGGAAATGTCCGAGAACTGGAGATTGGGTATCACCAGAAAGGCAGGGAGTTTGCCCCCCACATGACGACGATGGCCTTTCATGTGCAACCGATCCAACCCAACTTGcaggaaaataaatga
- the LOC135638357 gene encoding agamous-like MADS-box protein MADS9 isoform X1 — translation MGRGKIEIKRIENSTNRQVTFSKRRNGIIKKAREISILCEAQVSVVIFSSSGKMSEYCSPAATLPKILERYQQNSGRKLWDAKHESLSAEIDRIKKENDNMQIELRHLKGEDLNSLNPKELIPIEDALQIGLTSVRDKQMEIWKLHKKNERLLEEENKQLTYMLHHQQLAMDGNVRELEIGYHQKGREFAPHMTTMAFHVQPIQPNLQENK, via the exons atggGGCGAGGGAAGATTGAGATCAAGCGGATCGAGAACTCAACCAACCGGCAGGTGACCTTCTCCAAGCGGCGCAACGGGATCATCAAGAAGGCCAGGGAGATCAGCATCCTGTGCGAGGCCCAGGTCTCCGTTGTCATCTTCTCCAGCTCCGGCAAGATGTCGGAGTACTGCAGCCCCGCTGCCAC GTTGCCGAAAATCTTGGAGAGGTACCAGCAGAACTCCGGGAGGAAGCTCTGGGATGCCAAGCATGAG AGTCTGAGTGCTGAGATCGATCGGATTAAGAAAGAGAACGACAACATGCAGATCGAGTTGAG GCATCTGAAGGGTGAGGATCTCAACTCACTCAACCCCAAGGAGCTGATCCCTATCGAAGATGCCCTCCAGATTGGGCTCACCAGCGTGAGGGATAAGCAA ATGGAGATCTGGAAGTTGCACAAGAAGAAT GAAAGGTTGCTTGAGGAGGAGAACAAACAACTTACTTATATGTTG CATCACCAGCAACTGGCGATGGATGGAAATGTCCGAGAACTGGAGATTGGGTATCACCAGAAAGGCAGGGAGTTTGCCCCCCACATGACGACGATGGCCTTTCATGTGCAACCGATCCAACCCAACTTGcaggaaaataaatga
- the LOC103983638 gene encoding uncharacterized protein LOC103983638 isoform X2 — MSKSLVQPIGQKRLTAIAIVRLKKHGVRFEIACYNNKVLSGRSRVEKDLDELLQSHTVYSNVSKGWLRILALMTDPKYAWRAVRFQTKESFKLLGRKESLSYQVGSGILQVCNYCNAENYRSRNLTSLYNHHGRITHA; from the exons ATGTCGAAGAGCTTGGTGCAGCCCATTGGGCAGAAGCGGCTGACTGCCATCGCGATCGTCCGCCTCAAGAAGCACGGCGTCCGGTTCGAGATCGCCTGCTACAACAACAAGGTCCTTTCCGGGCGATCGAGGGT AGAGAAGGATTTGGATGAATTGCTGCAGTCGCACACTGTTTATTCGAACGTGTCGAAAGGTTGGTTGCGGATTTTGGCGCTAATGACCGATCCAAAATATGCCTGGAG AGCTGTTAGGTTTCAGACAAAGGAGAGCTTCAAGTTGCTGGGAAGGAAAGAGAGTCTCAGCTATCAAGTTGGTTCTGGGATATTGCAAGTTTGCAACTATTGTAATGCAGAAAACTATCGATCCAGAAACTTAACGTCCTTATACAATCACCATGGTAGAattactcatgcatga
- the LOC103983638 gene encoding uncharacterized protein LOC103983638 isoform X1: protein MSKSLVQPIGQKRLTAIAIVRLKKHGVRFEIACYNNKVLSGRSRVEKDLDELLQSHTVYSNVSKGWLRILALMTDPKYAWSSHRAVRFQTKESFKLLGRKESLSYQVGSGILQVCNYCNAENYRSRNLTSLYNHHGRITHA from the exons ATGTCGAAGAGCTTGGTGCAGCCCATTGGGCAGAAGCGGCTGACTGCCATCGCGATCGTCCGCCTCAAGAAGCACGGCGTCCGGTTCGAGATCGCCTGCTACAACAACAAGGTCCTTTCCGGGCGATCGAGGGT AGAGAAGGATTTGGATGAATTGCTGCAGTCGCACACTGTTTATTCGAACGTGTCGAAAGGTTGGTTGCGGATTTTGGCGCTAATGACCGATCCAAAATATGCCTGGAG TTCTCACAGAGCTGTTAGGTTTCAGACAAAGGAGAGCTTCAAGTTGCTGGGAAGGAAAGAGAGTCTCAGCTATCAAGTTGGTTCTGGGATATTGCAAGTTTGCAACTATTGTAATGCAGAAAACTATCGATCCAGAAACTTAACGTCCTTATACAATCACCATGGTAGAattactcatgcatga
- the LOC103983638 gene encoding uncharacterized protein LOC103983638 isoform X5, with protein MSKSLVQPIGQKRLTAIAIVRLKKHGVRFEIACYNNKVLSGRSRVEKDLDELLQSHTVYSNVSKGWLRILALMTDPKYAWRHRNSSFYELWQFSQSC; from the exons ATGTCGAAGAGCTTGGTGCAGCCCATTGGGCAGAAGCGGCTGACTGCCATCGCGATCGTCCGCCTCAAGAAGCACGGCGTCCGGTTCGAGATCGCCTGCTACAACAACAAGGTCCTTTCCGGGCGATCGAGGGT AGAGAAGGATTTGGATGAATTGCTGCAGTCGCACACTGTTTATTCGAACGTGTCGAAAGGTTGGTTGCGGATTTTGGCGCTAATGACCGATCCAAAATATGCCTGGAG GCATAGAAATTCTAGCTTTTATGAATTGTGGCAGTTCTCACAGAGCTGTTAG
- the LOC103983638 gene encoding uncharacterized protein LOC103983638 isoform X6 produces MSKSLVQPIGQKRLTAIAIVRLKKHGVRFEIACYNNKVLSGRSRVEKDLDELLQSHTVYSNVSKGWLRILALMTDPKYAWRLVRWNQVFLMIVMLS; encoded by the exons ATGTCGAAGAGCTTGGTGCAGCCCATTGGGCAGAAGCGGCTGACTGCCATCGCGATCGTCCGCCTCAAGAAGCACGGCGTCCGGTTCGAGATCGCCTGCTACAACAACAAGGTCCTTTCCGGGCGATCGAGGGT AGAGAAGGATTTGGATGAATTGCTGCAGTCGCACACTGTTTATTCGAACGTGTCGAAAGGTTGGTTGCGGATTTTGGCGCTAATGACCGATCCAAAATATGCCTGGAG GCTTGTGAGATGGAACCAGGTCTTTCTCATGATTGTGATGCTGTCATGA
- the LOC103983638 gene encoding uncharacterized protein LOC103983638 isoform X4, with the protein MSKSLVQPIGQKRLTAIAIVRLKKHGVRFEIACYNNKVLSGRSRVEKDLDELLQSHTVYSNVSKGWLRILALMTDPKYAWRFQLNKHDASKFLASFQPQNV; encoded by the exons ATGTCGAAGAGCTTGGTGCAGCCCATTGGGCAGAAGCGGCTGACTGCCATCGCGATCGTCCGCCTCAAGAAGCACGGCGTCCGGTTCGAGATCGCCTGCTACAACAACAAGGTCCTTTCCGGGCGATCGAGGGT AGAGAAGGATTTGGATGAATTGCTGCAGTCGCACACTGTTTATTCGAACGTGTCGAAAGGTTGGTTGCGGATTTTGGCGCTAATGACCGATCCAAAATATGCCTGGAG ATTTCAGTTAAATAAACATGATGCCTCCAAGTTTCTTGCTTCATTTCAGCCTCAAAATGTTTGA
- the LOC103983638 gene encoding uncharacterized protein LOC103983638 isoform X3, with the protein MSKSLVQPIGQKRLTAIAIVRLKKHGVRFEIACYNNKVLSGRSRVEKDLDELLQSHTVYSNVSKGWLRILALMTDPKYAWRQRRASSCWEGKRVSAIKLVLGYCKFATIVMQKTIDPET; encoded by the exons ATGTCGAAGAGCTTGGTGCAGCCCATTGGGCAGAAGCGGCTGACTGCCATCGCGATCGTCCGCCTCAAGAAGCACGGCGTCCGGTTCGAGATCGCCTGCTACAACAACAAGGTCCTTTCCGGGCGATCGAGGGT AGAGAAGGATTTGGATGAATTGCTGCAGTCGCACACTGTTTATTCGAACGTGTCGAAAGGTTGGTTGCGGATTTTGGCGCTAATGACCGATCCAAAATATGCCTGGAG ACAAAGGAGAGCTTCAAGTTGCTGGGAAGGAAAGAGAGTCTCAGCTATCAAGTTGGTTCTGGGATATTGCAAGTTTGCAACTATTGTAATGCAGAAAACTATCGATCCAGAAACTTAA
- the LOC135637675 gene encoding bidirectional sugar transporter SWEET1a-like, producing the protein MEVLKFLFGIFGNATALFLFLSPVVTFRRIVRKRSTEDFSGVPYNVTFLNCLLFAWYGLPFVSPNNILVSTINGTGAAIEAVYVIIFLAFAPKKVRARMGGLFALVLSIFAVIALVSLLALRGQDRKVFCGVAATFFSICMYASPLSIMRLVIRTKSVEYMPFLLSLFVFVCGTLWFIYGLLGHDPFVTVPNGCGSALGAMQLVLYAVYRKNKGGGDADGKMVEMNGEKPPKNDAVSAEKTHHHPMEEQVLECAVRR; encoded by the exons ATGGAGGTGTTGAAGTTTCTGTTTGGCATCTTTG GTAATGCCACTGCTCTTTTCCTGTTCTTATCTCCAGT TGTCACGTTCCGGAGGATCGTCAGGAAACGATCGACCGAGGACTTCTCAGGTGTTCCCTACAACGTGACCTTCCTcaattgcctcctctttgcttg GTATGGATTGCCATTCGTGTCACCAAACAACATCCTGGTGTCGACGATCAACGGCACCGGGGCAGCCATCGAGGCGGTGTACGTGATCATCTTCCTCGCGTTTGCTCCCAAGAAGGTGAGGGCTCGCATGGGGGGGCTCTTTGCGTTGGTGCTCTCCATCTTCGCCGTCATCGCTCTCGTCTCCCTGCTCGCCCTTCGTGGCCAGGACCGCAAGGTCTTCTGTGGCGTCGCCGCCACCTTCTTCTCCATCTGCATGTACGCCTCGCCCCTGTCCATCATG AGATTGGTGATCAGGACCAAAAGCGTGGAGTACATGCCATTCCTGCTCTCCTTGTTCGTGTTCGTGTGCGGCACATTGTGGTTCATCTACGGATTGCTTGGCCATGATCCATTTGTGACG GTGCCGAATGGGTGCGGCAGCGCGTTGGGGGCGATGCAGCTGGTGCTGTACGCGGTCTACAGGAAGAACAAGGGAGGCGGCGACGCCGATGGCAAGATGGTAGAGATGAACGGAGAGAAGCCTCCAAAGAACGACGCCGTGAGCGCGGAGAAGACGCATCACCACCCCATGGAAGAACAGGTGTTAGAGTGTGCAGTGAGACGGTAA